One window of the Candidatus Jettenia sp. genome contains the following:
- a CDS encoding DUF445 domain-containing protein, with the protein MNKSLLTNLIAAGVLGIAYFTHEFTGRNTIIMASLFALSGALTNWLAVYMLFEKIPGLYGSGIISLRFKEFKESIRSLIMENFFTEENFIKVTQDTLPHEIQPKLIMDTIDLDKVFDGFIEVIKNSSFGGMLNLFGGEKALEPLRKPFEAEFERQTANILSNIDIASVLRKETDFGIFKSKISAMVDNRLNELTPHRVKEIIEEIIRTHLGWLVVWGGVFGALIGFISALFF; encoded by the coding sequence ATGAATAAAAGCTTATTGACTAACCTCATTGCTGCTGGTGTCTTAGGGATTGCTTATTTTACTCACGAGTTTACAGGCCGTAACACTATTATAATGGCAAGCCTTTTTGCCTTATCCGGCGCATTAACCAATTGGTTAGCTGTATACATGTTGTTTGAGAAAATACCAGGACTTTATGGTTCCGGTATTATTTCCTTGCGGTTTAAAGAATTTAAAGAAAGTATCCGATCTCTAATTATGGAAAACTTTTTCACCGAAGAAAACTTTATCAAAGTTACCCAGGATACATTACCCCACGAAATACAACCGAAATTAATAATGGATACTATTGACCTTGATAAGGTATTCGATGGTTTCATAGAAGTGATTAAAAATTCATCTTTTGGTGGTATGTTAAACTTATTCGGTGGTGAAAAAGCACTTGAGCCGTTGCGTAAACCATTTGAAGCAGAATTTGAAAGACAAACAGCTAATATCTTATCCAATATTGATATAGCCTCAGTTTTACGAAAAGAGACTGATTTTGGAATATTCAAGTCCAAAATCAGCGCTATGGTAGATAACAGATTAAACGAGCTTACACCACATCGGGTAAAAGAGATTATTGAAGAGATTATCCGCACACACCTGGGTTGGCTTGTTGTTTGGGGAGGAGTTTTTGGAGCTTTAATCGGTTTTATTAGCGCTTTATTCTTTTAA
- a CDS encoding tryptophan--tRNA ligase codes for MRKKIVLTGIKPTGSPHLGNYLGAIKPALALAQDEQYQSMYFIADYHALTAIKEPKYFRNLCYEVAATWIALGLNTDKVIFYRQSDIPEIFELTWILACLTPKGLMNRAHAYKAAIAQNLESETSDIDSGINMGLYNYPILMAADILLFQTDFVPVGKDQIQHIEITNDIAQSFNTTYQEIFKLPKYLIQEETASLPGLDGRKMSKSYDNTIPLFVSPEQLRKRIFRIKTDSTPPAEPKDPTTSTLFLIYKEFASPEQGESMRNQYLKGIAWADVKQELFEMLNSFLGKYREVYNQMMADQQKLDTLLEEGGQKARSLAIPLMEKVRKAIGRL; via the coding sequence ATGAGAAAGAAGATTGTGCTGACAGGAATAAAGCCAACAGGCAGTCCTCACCTTGGCAATTACCTTGGTGCTATAAAGCCGGCGTTAGCTCTGGCACAGGATGAGCAATATCAATCAATGTATTTTATAGCTGATTATCACGCCCTAACAGCCATAAAAGAACCAAAATACTTTCGTAACCTGTGTTATGAGGTTGCTGCTACCTGGATCGCTTTGGGATTGAATACAGATAAAGTAATCTTTTATCGCCAATCTGATATACCGGAGATTTTTGAGTTAACCTGGATACTTGCATGCCTGACTCCGAAAGGTCTAATGAACCGCGCTCATGCTTATAAAGCAGCGATTGCTCAAAATCTTGAGAGTGAAACTTCTGATATCGATTCGGGTATAAATATGGGGCTGTATAATTATCCTATTCTTATGGCAGCCGATATCCTGCTCTTTCAGACGGACTTTGTTCCTGTTGGAAAAGACCAGATACAGCATATTGAGATTACAAACGATATTGCTCAAAGCTTCAATACTACATATCAGGAAATATTCAAATTACCAAAATATCTTATTCAGGAAGAAACGGCATCATTACCAGGGTTAGACGGGAGGAAGATGAGTAAAAGTTATGATAATACCATCCCCCTGTTCGTTTCACCTGAACAGTTACGCAAACGCATCTTCAGGATTAAAACAGATTCTACCCCACCGGCAGAACCTAAGGACCCAACAACTTCTACCCTTTTTCTCATATATAAGGAATTTGCTAGTCCGGAACAGGGAGAATCTATGAGAAACCAATATCTCAAAGGTATAGCATGGGCAGATGTTAAACAGGAGTTGTTTGAAATGTTAAATTCCTTCCTCGGAAAATATCGCGAGGTATACAATCAAATGATGGCAGATCAACAAAAGTTAGATACCCTTCTTGAGGAAGGTGGTCAGAAAGCACGGTCTTTGGCTATACCTCTCATGGAGAAGGTTCGAAAAGCAATTGGCCGGCTATGA
- a CDS encoding tetratricopeptide repeat protein → MKKYQWLLMPWISFIFCIAFSSFVYAQGDLSVIIKQIQSSVVVVLAYDTNGQLLNQGNGFFINNDGDVITNIHILQGAASAEVKTAYGKIYTITGVLAQDKEGGLIRVSVDIPPRLVRPLMLSTSLPKPDERIIVVGSPTSVDQKVSDGIISDIYEIPIFGMVVRIAAPMPLEFSCNPLVNMQGEIIGLAFSQSMKDQNQNIAIHNKRVTKLLEDRSDSLTKWVEGETNEWFSSGEGLCNKGVFYLAAEDYENALFCFEKAGKENPRYSLAYFYIGYCMDKLGRYSEAIEAYKRAIRINSAFLEAHYNLGEDYDRLGCYGEAIEVYKQIIRIQPKNARIHYKLGEDYCILEHYPEAIHAFKKAIDSKPDFVEAYSSLGLAYFNLGYYSEAIEAYQQAININPHDTKAHTMLGSAYSKQGCYTEAIDVFKKVIYSKPDDIHAHFLLGMAYEKLGSYTEAIDAYKQAISIKPDDTGMYYNLGTTYEKLERYREAIDTYKQAIYLKPDDARAYRMLGMVYSKLKRYVDAIDVYKLAINMRPDDADIYYRLALMYNILNRYGEEIEAYKQAILIKPDFVEAYLGLGKRYLSQGDRDSALEVYKILRDLNKDSASELFDLIFRP, encoded by the coding sequence ATGAAAAAGTATCAGTGGCTCTTGATGCCGTGGATCTCCTTTATTTTCTGCATTGCGTTTTCTTCTTTCGTATATGCACAAGGAGATTTATCGGTAATTATCAAACAGATTCAGTCGTCTGTTGTGGTTGTTTTAGCTTATGATACAAATGGCCAACTTCTTAACCAGGGAAATGGTTTTTTTATCAATAACGATGGTGATGTTATCACAAATATCCACATACTTCAGGGTGCGGCCAGCGCTGAAGTAAAAACGGCTTATGGGAAGATATATACCATTACCGGTGTTTTGGCACAAGATAAGGAAGGAGGCCTTATTCGGGTATCAGTTGATATTCCTCCGAGATTAGTACGCCCTTTAATGTTAAGCACCTCCCTTCCCAAACCGGATGAGCGCATTATTGTGGTTGGCAGTCCAACAAGTGTTGATCAAAAGGTTTCCGATGGTATAATCTCAGATATTTATGAGATTCCGATATTTGGAATGGTTGTTAGGATCGCCGCACCTATGCCTTTGGAATTTAGCTGCAATCCTTTAGTAAATATGCAGGGAGAAATTATTGGGTTAGCATTTTCTCAAAGCATGAAAGATCAGAACCAAAATATTGCAATTCATAATAAGAGGGTAACAAAACTCCTGGAAGACAGAAGTGACAGCCTTACCAAATGGGTTGAAGGCGAAACAAATGAGTGGTTTTCTTCTGGGGAGGGACTTTGCAACAAAGGGGTCTTTTATCTTGCAGCAGAAGACTATGAGAATGCCCTTTTTTGTTTTGAAAAAGCGGGTAAAGAAAACCCAAGATACTCTCTTGCTTATTTCTATATCGGTTATTGTATGGATAAGCTAGGACGGTACTCAGAGGCAATTGAAGCGTACAAGCGTGCGATTCGGATCAACTCTGCTTTTCTGGAGGCGCATTATAATTTGGGAGAAGATTATGACAGATTAGGATGTTATGGGGAAGCAATCGAGGTTTACAAGCAGATTATACGCATCCAACCCAAAAATGCAAGGATACACTATAAACTAGGCGAGGATTATTGCATACTTGAGCATTACCCTGAAGCGATTCATGCCTTTAAAAAGGCAATCGATAGTAAGCCAGATTTTGTTGAAGCATATTCCAGTCTTGGTCTGGCCTATTTCAATCTCGGATATTATTCAGAAGCGATAGAGGCATACCAGCAAGCGATTAATATAAACCCTCACGATACCAAAGCTCATACCATGCTTGGCTCAGCTTATAGCAAGCAAGGATGTTATACAGAGGCAATCGATGTCTTCAAAAAAGTAATCTATAGTAAACCCGATGATATTCATGCCCATTTCCTGCTCGGTATGGCTTATGAGAAACTTGGAAGTTACACGGAAGCTATTGATGCTTATAAACAGGCAATCTCCATCAAACCTGATGATACCGGGATGTATTATAATTTAGGAACGACTTATGAGAAACTTGAACGCTATAGGGAAGCAATTGATACCTATAAACAAGCAATTTATCTTAAGCCGGACGATGCCAGGGCATATCGTATGCTTGGCATGGTCTATTCTAAGCTTAAAAGGTATGTGGATGCGATCGATGTCTATAAGCTGGCAATTAATATGAGACCAGATGATGCCGATATCTATTATCGTCTGGCTCTGATGTATAATATTCTCAACCGTTATGGGGAAGAAATAGAGGCTTATAAGCAGGCGATTCTTATTAAGCCTGATTTTGTAGAGGCATATCTCGGTTTAGGCAAGAGGTATTTAAGCCAGGGAGATAGAGATTCGGCACTGGAAGTATATAAAATTCTCAGAGATTTGAATAAGGATTCAGCCAGTGAATTATTTGATCTGATTTTCAGGCCGTAA
- a CDS encoding DUF72 domain-containing protein, which translates to MIKVGTSGFSFPDWVGTIYPFDMKKGDMLPYYEKQLGFKITEINFTYYTIPSQRSFEGMIRKTSPDFEFTVKAHKSLTHEIKDKDTGKRIDNNETFERFLYSLEPLRKENRLTAILAQFPYSFHTTKENYDYIKTFKEKLKDIPLVVEFRNARWHSQKSIIFLQQHHIGYCVVDEPKLKSLMPYNPTITTNLGYFRFHGRNPHWFQASVAERYDYLYTKEELQSFIPDIKNIANSARNTIIMFNNCHNGKSVINAKEMIAMLRPENQIK; encoded by the coding sequence ATGATCAAAGTTGGCACATCAGGTTTTTCATTCCCGGATTGGGTGGGCACTATCTATCCTTTTGATATGAAAAAAGGAGATATGCTGCCTTACTATGAAAAGCAACTTGGTTTTAAAATAACCGAGATAAATTTTACCTATTATACCATACCTTCCCAAAGATCTTTCGAGGGTATGATAAGAAAGACCTCCCCTGATTTTGAATTTACCGTCAAAGCACATAAGTCACTAACTCATGAGATAAAAGATAAAGATACAGGAAAACGTATCGATAATAATGAGACATTCGAGCGATTCCTCTACTCTCTGGAACCTTTAAGGAAAGAGAATAGACTAACGGCAATCCTGGCACAGTTTCCCTATAGTTTTCATACAACAAAGGAAAACTATGACTATATCAAGACCTTTAAGGAGAAGTTAAAGGATATTCCTCTCGTAGTAGAATTTAGAAATGCCAGATGGCATAGTCAAAAAAGTATCATATTTCTTCAACAGCACCATATTGGATACTGTGTTGTAGATGAACCAAAACTCAAAAGCCTCATGCCTTATAATCCAACGATAACAACCAACCTTGGATACTTCAGATTCCATGGCAGGAATCCGCATTGGTTCCAGGCATCAGTAGCAGAAAGATATGATTATCTCTATACAAAAGAGGAACTGCAGTCCTTTATACCGGATATAAAAAATATAGCCAACTCTGCCAGGAACACCATCATCATGTTCAATAACTGTCATAACGGAAAATCCGTCATCAACGCAAAGGAAATGATCGCTATGTTACGGCCTGAAAATCAGATCAAATAA
- the proC gene encoding pyrroline-5-carboxylate reductase — MLKETIGFIGSGKMGEALCKGIIHAQLSEMKNIMMSDVVAERCTFLHKELGIHTTQNNKDITAFANVIVLAIKPQMMNEVLHDLKTDITPQHLVISIAAGIPIRFIESRLQTGVRVIRVMPNTPCLVTTSATAFSPGKYATEADTQLVSRIFNAVGKVFQLDEKYLDVVTGLSGSGPAYVYMFIEALSDGGVKMGLPRDVSTILAAQTVLGAAKMVLETSQHPAKLKDDVTSPGGTTIEGISKLEEGRFRASLINAVEAATVKSKKLGEQL; from the coding sequence ATGTTAAAAGAGACTATAGGATTTATTGGCAGCGGGAAGATGGGAGAAGCCCTTTGCAAGGGCATTATTCATGCTCAATTGAGCGAAATGAAAAACATCATGATGAGCGACGTTGTTGCAGAGCGATGCACATTTTTACATAAAGAACTCGGTATACATACCACACAAAACAATAAAGATATTACTGCCTTTGCCAATGTTATTGTATTAGCCATAAAGCCACAAATGATGAATGAAGTGCTTCATGATTTGAAAACTGATATTACCCCACAACATTTAGTAATTTCGATAGCAGCGGGTATACCGATACGATTTATTGAATCACGGCTACAAACAGGTGTTCGGGTAATCCGGGTAATGCCCAATACTCCATGTTTGGTTACTACCTCAGCAACAGCCTTTTCCCCGGGCAAATACGCTACAGAGGCAGATACACAATTAGTATCCAGGATATTTAACGCCGTTGGAAAGGTATTTCAACTAGACGAAAAATATCTGGACGTTGTAACAGGACTAAGCGGAAGCGGCCCTGCATATGTATATATGTTCATTGAGGCATTATCAGATGGTGGTGTTAAAATGGGTTTACCCAGAGATGTATCCACTATCCTTGCAGCACAAACGGTCCTCGGTGCAGCAAAGATGGTATTAGAAACAAGTCAACATCCGGCAAAACTAAAAGATGATGTAACCTCACCCGGTGGTACAACTATTGAGGGAATTAGTAAATTAGAAGAGGGTAGATTCAGGGCATCCCTTATAAACGCTGTTGAAGCCGCTACCGTAAAATCGAAAAAATTGGGCGAGCAATTATAG
- a CDS encoding 5'-nucleotidase C-terminal domain-containing protein, with the protein MRKRFIFLWILFLLFAFSNDSYAVYYTLSGEQIRQAIEYGEKNKDADPVSFLDEWISVSDSDNVYEWAGLHTKFSTLAYEAKKASQVSKNLTEEQISQLLSDKEDILSFIVILYGNSYNFAQDYHAVLLYKDKPIQPVLEQNNSCGTVSNLEFKRAITYRAECRYEFPNYCVEPDAEVTLVILNPLNNEKRFLFRLGEMR; encoded by the coding sequence ATGAGAAAAAGGTTTATCTTTTTATGGATACTCTTTTTGCTTTTTGCATTTTCCAATGATTCTTATGCTGTATATTATACTCTATCAGGCGAACAAATCAGACAGGCTATTGAGTATGGTGAGAAAAATAAGGATGCTGACCCTGTCTCATTCCTGGATGAATGGATAAGTGTGTCGGATTCGGATAATGTATATGAATGGGCGGGTTTACATACAAAATTTAGCACATTGGCTTACGAGGCAAAAAAGGCATCCCAGGTATCAAAAAACTTAACAGAAGAACAGATATCTCAGCTTCTTTCAGATAAGGAAGATATTTTGTCATTTATTGTTATTTTGTATGGTAATTCATATAATTTTGCTCAGGATTATCATGCGGTATTATTATACAAGGATAAGCCTATCCAACCGGTCCTGGAACAAAATAATAGTTGTGGTACCGTTAGTAACCTTGAATTCAAAAGAGCTATTACCTATCGTGCTGAATGTCGCTATGAGTTCCCTAATTATTGTGTAGAACCGGATGCAGAGGTTACTCTTGTAATTCTGAATCCACTGAATAATGAGAAGAGATTCCTGTTTCGTTTAGGAGAGATGAGATGA
- a CDS encoding acyltransferase, whose product MKVGFLQTFPLFGKKDKNLDNAVAGIKRTDADLVVLPELFNTGYQFTSKKEAFDLAEIVPEGQTTQALINLSREKHRYIVAGLSEREGNYSYNSAILVGPNGFMGRYRKLHLFHHEKLWFEPGNGALNIYDIGLARIGIMICFDWFFPEVTRSLALKGADIICHPANLVLPYCPQAMITRCIENRVFAITANRIGAEKRSEEMLTFIGSSQILGTKGEILYRASSDREESMVVEINPKNARDKQITPTNHLFYDRRVEFL is encoded by the coding sequence ATGAAGGTAGGGTTTTTACAAACATTTCCCCTGTTTGGAAAGAAGGATAAGAATTTAGATAATGCAGTGGCAGGGATAAAACGGACAGATGCTGATTTAGTAGTCTTACCTGAATTATTTAATACTGGCTATCAGTTTACATCAAAGAAAGAGGCTTTTGACCTTGCGGAAATAGTCCCTGAAGGACAAACGACACAGGCATTGATTAATCTATCAAGAGAAAAACATAGGTATATCGTGGCTGGCCTGTCTGAACGGGAGGGTAACTATAGTTACAACTCAGCTATATTGGTAGGCCCAAATGGCTTTATGGGTCGCTATAGGAAGCTGCATCTTTTTCATCATGAGAAGCTATGGTTTGAGCCAGGAAATGGTGCATTGAATATTTATGATATTGGTCTGGCAAGGATTGGTATTATGATCTGTTTTGATTGGTTTTTTCCGGAGGTTACAAGATCTCTGGCATTAAAAGGGGCAGATATTATCTGTCACCCTGCTAATCTTGTGCTGCCATACTGTCCGCAAGCTATGATTACACGCTGTATTGAAAACAGAGTCTTTGCTATTACAGCTAATCGTATTGGGGCCGAGAAACGTTCAGAAGAGATGCTTACCTTTATTGGTTCCAGTCAGATTTTAGGGACAAAAGGGGAGATATTATACCGCGCCTCATCAGATAGAGAAGAATCAATGGTTGTTGAGATAAATCCAAAAAATGCCCGTGATAAGCAAATAACCCCTACGAATCATCTTTTTTATGACCGGCGGGTTGAGTTTTTGTAA
- a CDS encoding helix-hairpin-helix domain-containing protein: protein MVIEGTDLFQTGYKVDPQAIKGALISLSISWQVPLIFSKSAPGTAEILIMVGEQDVKYCDEILKRMGRKPRRVQAQKFYFLQGLPGIGPRMAKRILEYFGSVERVITANEQELACVKGIGRKKASMICKIIKE from the coding sequence ATGGTAATAGAAGGTACTGACTTATTTCAAACCGGTTATAAGGTTGATCCACAGGCAATCAAAGGAGCCCTTATTTCGTTGTCTATTTCATGGCAAGTTCCTTTGATCTTTTCAAAATCTGCTCCTGGTACTGCTGAGATATTGATTATGGTAGGAGAGCAGGATGTTAAATACTGCGATGAGATATTAAAGAGAATGGGGAGAAAACCAAGGCGTGTTCAGGCACAAAAATTCTATTTTCTTCAAGGACTGCCTGGCATTGGACCAAGAATGGCAAAAAGGATATTAGAATATTTTGGGAGTGTAGAGAGGGTTATTACTGCAAATGAGCAGGAACTTGCTTGTGTGAAAGGAATTGGCAGGAAGAAGGCATCCATGATCTGTAAGATTATTAAGGAATAA